A region from the Triticum aestivum cultivar Chinese Spring chromosome 3D, IWGSC CS RefSeq v2.1, whole genome shotgun sequence genome encodes:
- the LOC123075824 gene encoding GDSL esterase/lipase At5g03610: protein MKLLPAVLGLALLLLLLNPNGVEARPAPTGGHEKKPSSATFFVFGDDFADNGNLPLTEPVTEMSRQWAYPYGSNYVDADGFPRPNTPSGRFSNYKIQSDFIATMLGLEEAPPAHARTAEKTCDPSGMTFATGGAVVLDSTSHEVPTFTKQVDTFKKMVKDGTITEKQLTHSVALVAFSGNDYASTGVMGLSSLNDINAYIGKVTKEMAANVEQLLKLGVTKVLVNNLHPVGCTPSQTRTNNYTTCDIFENLGASIHNNNLKQVMTTKKNVHIVDLYTTFINIVDHVPGKGSELSKQFKRKLSPCCKSLDSKGYCGQQGVLSTELLYAVCDKSNKFFYWNDMHPTHAGWEAVMKQLEKPLREFLDQD from the exons ATGAAGCTTCTCCCGGCCGTCCTcggcctcgccctcctcctcctcctcctgaatCCCAATGGCGTGGAGGCCCGGCCTGCGCCTACCGGCGGTCATGAGAAGAAGCCGTCGAGCGCCACCTTCTTTGTCTTCGGGGATGACTTCGCTGACAACGGGAACCTCCCTCTGACCGAACCCGTCACCGAGATGTCGCGGCAATGGGCTTACCCCTACGGCTCCAACTACGTCGATGCCGATGGGTTTCCGCGGCCGAATACCCCGTCCGGCCGCTTCTCAAACTACAAGATCCAGTCGGATTTCATCG CAACAATGTTGGGGTTGGAGGAAGCCCCTCCAGCACATGCCCGTACAGCGGAGAAAACTTGCGACCCGTCCGGCATGACTTTTGCTACGGGTGGCGCAGTGGTGTTGGACAGTACATCACATGAGGTTCCCACCTTTACCAAGCAAGTCGATACTTTCAAGAAGATGGTCAAAGATGGTACCATCACGGAGAAACAATTGACTCACTCTGTAGCGCTCGTGGCCTTCTCCGGCAATGATTATGCAAGCACCGGCGTCATGGGCCTAAGTAGCCTCAACGAT ATTAATGCTTATATTGGGAAAGTGACAAAAGAGATGGCTGCTAATGTGGAGCAATTGTTGAAGCTTGGGGTGACAAAGGTTCTTGTCAACAACTTGCATCCTGTCGGTTGCACGCCATCACAAACCCGAACTAACAACTACACTACGTGCGATATTTTTGAAAACTTGGGTGCTTCCATCCATAACAATAACCTGAAACAAGTTATGACAACAAAGAAGAATGTCCACATCGTCGATTTGTACACCACATTCATTAATATTGTGGATCATGTGCCAG GTAAAGGCTCAGAGCTATCGAAGCAATTCAAGCGCAAACTATCGCCGTGTTGCAAGAGTTTAGATTCGAAGGGTTACTGTGGACAGCAAGGCGTGTTGTCCACAGAGCTTCTTTACGCCGTGTGCGACAAGTCCAATAAATTTTTCTATTGGAACGACATGCATCCAACGCATGCGGGATGGGAGGCTGTCATGAAACAATTGGAAAAGCCCTTGAGGGAGTTTTTAGATCAAGACTAG